One Candidatus Zixiibacteriota bacterium DNA window includes the following coding sequences:
- a CDS encoding LysE family transporter: MELLSLFLTAFVVGFSGALMPGPLLAVDIAETPSKGFRTGPIITGGHAIAELAVVILLSFGLAALVKENKTIGNVIGVVGGGMLIFMGLGMLYDLWKSKLKTVEGPTAGKNSGRLVLDGMVASLSNPYWFVWWATTGSAFLVRSLKHGLLGPAVFYVGHILSDLVWYSLVSFLIWKGRKLIAGTGYKILIGACALFLLYLGGLFIHDGITGAI; the protein is encoded by the coding sequence ATGGAACTCCTCTCGCTTTTCCTGACCGCTTTTGTCGTCGGTTTTTCCGGCGCCCTGATGCCGGGGCCGCTTCTGGCCGTCGATATTGCCGAAACCCCCTCCAAGGGGTTTCGTACCGGACCAATAATTACCGGCGGCCATGCCATCGCCGAACTGGCCGTGGTGATTCTTCTCTCTTTCGGATTAGCCGCACTGGTTAAGGAAAACAAAACTATCGGAAATGTGATCGGTGTTGTCGGCGGCGGGATGTTGATTTTTATGGGATTGGGCATGCTCTACGACCTGTGGAAATCGAAGCTCAAAACCGTCGAGGGTCCCACCGCAGGGAAAAATTCCGGCCGGCTGGTGCTGGATGGAATGGTCGCCTCCCTTTCAAATCCTTACTGGTTTGTTTGGTGGGCCACAACCGGTTCGGCTTTTCTGGTTCGTTCTCTAAAACATGGCCTTCTCGGGCCGGCCGTCTTCTATGTGGGGCATATTCTCTCCGACCTGGTTTGGTACAGCCTGGTCAGTTTCCTTATCTGGAAAGGGCGCAAGCTGATTGCCGGGACAGGATATAAGATTCTAATCGGGGCTTGCGCGCTGTTCCTTCTTTATCTGGGGGGGCTTTTTATTCATGATGGGATCACCGGGGCGATTTAG
- a CDS encoding M1 family aminopeptidase, producing MNSFNGSRRGSRARFFFLIPVFLLLTITDLSAAGFRTAVAAYRNPNTDQCRKIVMVNESIDLPYGTISFLNGTLYITGFIDTLPTIAFFVGEGVFVYKPPDPVETQQVHRYYESDSILFPLEEIYFAFPQNSELLVRYFNQGEMTRFPAKDKSRFSYMQRLPEMTYKYNLPLDLYKAAVEQLPDFFWIDMHHQNKHTLYSFNPYQREQVAVSLYRPGFKEPQVVSSISSVSGETPAYLDEYDLYDYNMDINILTYARSSIVCRMALAMNGDSLKVIKFNFPADYAVDSVWGDIADSSAYIKEADRQGLAVQLPRFCHKGDTARINVAYRVNLFYNYDIYSVVQKDMVHWYPHSRYWHQSNFDVTYKIDRGFAFTSVGDKVSDTIIDGKKILQYITTFPVAYLTFDYGIFDSLMVDSSDIPIKIFYISRALNTGLWGSGSVRNVAEDVSRSLRFFSEKFSPYQFSRLDVAEMAGWYGVGAPGIVHLSRFTFLKTHLGVDDLFRAHEVAHQWWGLTVIPKTYHDIWLTEGLAEYSAMLYIQLIKCEEKVFRENLREWKRLITQKGTTEFGKSDGFRAGAIILGDRLASEISPIDRKIMVYYKAAYMLHMLRLQLDGMQPNPTMFMSLLSQFARKFADRMTTSEDFIDVAAEFLGPKTEQFFSQWLYGWQVPKLKKKSKIGADGSVEVIIDVSETGEKFSTIYPIQFKLSDGTIKTELITLTLGRNLFHYVPEAGNKVKSVKFNPDDDILER from the coding sequence ATGAACTCATTTAACGGTTCCCGGCGGGGGAGTCGGGCGAGATTTTTCTTTCTCATCCCGGTCTTCCTCTTACTGACTATCACCGATCTTTCTGCGGCGGGATTTCGCACTGCTGTTGCCGCTTACAGGAATCCGAATACCGATCAGTGCCGTAAGATAGTAATGGTGAATGAATCGATTGACCTGCCTTATGGAACAATTTCATTTCTGAACGGTACACTCTATATCACCGGTTTCATCGATACGCTTCCGACCATTGCTTTTTTTGTCGGCGAGGGGGTGTTCGTATATAAACCGCCGGATCCGGTCGAAACGCAGCAAGTCCACCGCTATTACGAATCCGATTCGATACTCTTTCCTCTTGAGGAAATATATTTTGCCTTCCCGCAGAATTCGGAACTTCTTGTACGATATTTCAATCAGGGTGAAATGACCCGGTTTCCCGCGAAAGACAAGTCGCGCTTCAGTTACATGCAGCGCCTTCCCGAAATGACCTATAAGTATAATCTTCCTCTGGATTTATATAAGGCGGCTGTCGAGCAACTCCCGGATTTCTTCTGGATCGATATGCACCATCAGAACAAGCATACGCTCTATTCCTTTAATCCCTATCAGAGAGAGCAGGTTGCGGTTTCTCTTTATCGCCCCGGTTTCAAGGAACCGCAGGTTGTTTCTTCAATTTCGAGTGTTTCCGGGGAAACGCCGGCCTATCTGGATGAATATGATCTTTACGACTATAACATGGATATCAATATTCTCACTTATGCCCGATCGAGCATTGTCTGCCGCATGGCGCTGGCTATGAACGGCGATAGCCTTAAAGTAATCAAGTTTAATTTTCCGGCCGACTATGCCGTCGACTCGGTCTGGGGGGATATCGCCGATTCCAGCGCTTATATCAAAGAGGCCGATCGACAGGGGCTGGCAGTACAACTACCGCGTTTTTGCCATAAGGGGGATACGGCCAGGATAAACGTGGCCTATCGAGTCAACCTGTTCTATAATTACGATATCTACAGCGTGGTGCAAAAGGATATGGTTCACTGGTACCCCCACAGCCGATACTGGCATCAGTCGAATTTCGATGTCACATATAAAATTGATCGCGGCTTTGCTTTTACTTCGGTTGGCGACAAAGTGAGTGATACCATAATTGACGGCAAGAAGATACTGCAGTATATAACAACTTTTCCGGTGGCATACCTCACTTTTGATTATGGAATCTTTGACAGTCTGATGGTTGATTCGTCGGATATCCCGATCAAGATTTTCTATATATCCAGAGCGCTCAACACGGGCTTGTGGGGTAGCGGCAGTGTCAGGAATGTGGCGGAGGACGTTTCGCGGTCGCTCCGATTCTTCTCCGAGAAATTTTCTCCGTATCAATTCAGCCGGCTTGACGTGGCTGAGATGGCCGGCTGGTATGGGGTGGGTGCGCCCGGAATCGTGCATCTGTCCCGTTTCACATTCCTTAAAACGCATTTGGGCGTTGATGACCTTTTCCGTGCCCATGAAGTGGCCCATCAGTGGTGGGGGCTTACCGTGATTCCAAAGACTTATCATGACATCTGGCTGACCGAAGGGCTGGCGGAATATTCGGCGATGCTCTATATCCAGTTGATAAAGTGTGAGGAGAAGGTCTTCCGCGAAAACTTGCGCGAATGGAAGAGATTAATTACTCAGAAGGGGACAACCGAGTTCGGCAAATCGGACGGGTTCCGGGCCGGAGCGATTATCCTGGGCGACCGGCTCGCCTCCGAAATATCCCCCATTGACCGCAAGATCATGGTCTATTATAAGGCAGCTTATATGCTTCATATGCTGCGGCTTCAACTGGATGGGATGCAGCCAAACCCGACCATGTTTATGAGCCTTCTCTCGCAATTCGCCCGAAAATTCGCTGACAGGATGACTACTTCGGAAGATTTTATTGATGTTGCGGCGGAATTTCTGGGGCCGAAGACGGAACAATTTTTCTCGCAATGGCTGTATGGCTGGCAGGTTCCCAAATTGAAGAAAAAGTCAAAAATTGGGGCGGACGGTTCGGTTGAAGTTATAATCGATGTGAGCGAAACAGGTGAGAAATTCAGCACCATCTATCCGATACAGTTCAAACTATCTGATGGGACGATCAAGACCGAATTGATAACTCTCACTCTGGGTCGGAATCTCTTTCATTATGTACCTGAGGCTGGAAATAAAGTCAAATCGGTCAAATTCAATCCTGATGATGATATTTTGGAGCGCTGA